The Euzebya rosea genomic sequence TGTCAACGAAGACCTCGGGATCCAGCCTCGGCAAGTACATCGCGGTACGTGTGGCCCTGGCGCCCGTGTTCCTGCTGCTGCTGCTGACGGTCCTGTTCATCCTCCTCAGGATCCTCCCCGGTGACATCGTCACCGCGTCGCTGGCCGGTCGGGCCAGCGAGGAACGCATCGAGCAGGCCAGGCAGGCGGCTGGTGTCGACCGGCCCATCACGGTGCAGTACGTGGAGTACCTGACGGACCTCGCGAGGGGTGACTTCGGGCAGCCGCTGACCGACCCGCGCAGCACCAGCGAGCTGCTCGCCGACGTGCTGCCGGCGACCTTCGAGCTGACGATCGTCGCGATGCTGATCGCGATCCCGCTCGGCATCGTGCTCGGGGCGCTGTCGGCGAGGTTCCGAGACACGCCCCTGGACGGGGCGGCCAGGTTGTTCGGCATCGTCAGCTTCTCCCTGCCGGTCTTCTGGCTGGGCATCCAGGCACAGCTGATCTTCTCGGTCTGGCTGAAATGGCTTCCGACCGGCAACCGGATAAGCGGGCGCATCGTCCCGGTCAACGGGCCGACCGGGTTCTACGTCCTCGACGGGTTCCTGGCCGGCAACTCCGAGTTCGCCATCACCGCACTCAAGCACCTGATCCTCCCGGGAGCGACGCTCGGGCTCGTGATCTCGGGCATCTTCATCCGGCTCGTCCGCGTCAACATGCTGCAGACGCTCCGCGCCGACTACGTCGAGTCCGCCCATGCCCGCGGCGTCCACGAACGGCCGGTGCTGTTCCGCCACGCCTTCAAGAACGCCCTCGTGCCCGTCATCACCATCATGGGCCTGCAGTTCGCGCTGCTGCTCGGCGGGGCGATCCTGACCGAGACCACCTTCTCCTGGCCGGGCATCGGCAGCAAGCTCGTGGACTTCATCAACGCCCGTGACTACGTCGGCGTGCAGGTCCTGGTGACGGTGATCGCCATGCTCATCACCGTGACCTCGCTCCTGATCGACATCCTCAACGGGCTCATCGACCCGCGGGTGAGGTACTGACATGGCAACCCCTGACCCCACCCGGACCGACTCGACCGAGACCGGAACGACTGACGTGACCGACACCGCGTCCCCGCGCAGCGGCGTCCGCGCCCGCATCGAACACGCGCTGCGGCCGTGGCGGCGGGCCAACCCGGGTGCCCGCTACCTCGTGATCGCGGGCACCGTCATCACGCTGGTGTTCCTCGTCATGGCGGTCTTCGCCGACAGCGTCGCGCCCTTCGGCGAGAGCCAGTACTGCCCCGACGAGTTCTTCGACCCGACCGTCGGCGCGACGGGCACCTGCATCGGGGCCCCGCCGGACGCCCAGATCCCGGCCCGGGTCGCACCCAGCGCCGAGTACCCGTTCGGCACCACCGACACCCGGTTCGACGTGCTCAGCCGTGTGATCCTCGGCGCGCGGATCGCGTTCCTCGTCGTGGCGTTCTCCACGGCGTTCGCCATGCTGATCGGGGTGCCGCTCGGGCTGTTCAGCGGCTATATCGGCGGCCGGCTCGACCGCGTCCTGGTCCTGATCATGGACACGATCTACGCCTTCCCGTCGCTGCTGCTGGCCATCCTGATCGCCTTCGCGCTGCGGCTGCGGCTGGAGCAGTGGGGCATCGATGCCCCGTTCGTGCCGGCGGCGATCTCCGTCGGCACCGTCTACATCCCGCAGTACTTCAGGGTCATCCGCAACCACACCCTGTCGGTCAAGGAGGAACCCTTCGTCGAGGCGGCGCGCTCGCTCGGCGCCAAGCGGCGGACCGTGGTGTTCCGCTACATCTTCTTCAACGTCGTGTCCTCCATCCCGGTGCTGTTCACCCTGAACGCCGCCGATGCCGTGCTGACGCTGGCGGCGCTGGGCTTCCTCGGGTACGGCATCAAGTTCCCCACCGCCGAGTGGGGGCTGGACGTCAACCTGGGCCTTGCCGACTCCGTCGGCGGCTTCTGGTGGACCGCCTTCTGGCCGGGTGTGGCCATCACGCTGCTCGTCACCGGGCTCTCGCTCATCGGTGAGGGGCTCAACGACATCGTCAACCCGTTGCTCCGCGTGAAGGGCTTCAAGGGCAAGGTGAAGGGGGCCCGCGCCGCGATGAAGGCCGCGGGCGACCGCCGCGAGCAGCCGCTGGACGCCGAGTCGACCGTGCTGGCCGAAGGGGACGTCCGATGACCGACGCAACACCAGTCCTGTCCGTCCGCGACCTCCGCGTCGCCTACGGCACCCCGGCAGGGATGCTGCACGCCGTCGACGGCGTCTCCATCGACGTCGCCGCGGGTGAGTCCCTCGGCCTGGTCGGCGAGTCCGGCTGCGGCAAGTCCACGATGGGCAAGGCGCTGATGCAGCTGCTGCCGCCCGGTGCGGAGATGTCCGGCTCGGTGAAGCTGCAGGGGGAGGAGCTCGTCGGCATCAGCCCCCGCGCCCTCCGGAAGGTCCGGGGCGAGGACATGGCCCTGGTCTTCCAGGAACCCATGACTCGCCTCGACCCGCTCATGCGCGTCAGCGACCACTTCGTGGAGGCCATCCGGGCACACCGGCCGGGCACCAAGAAGGACGAGGCCCGGGCGATGGCCCGTGAGGCGCTGATGCAGATGGGCATCCCGCCCACCCGCGCCGACAACTACCCCCACGAGTTCTCCGGCGGCATGCGCCAGCGCATCATGATCGCCCTCGGGATCGTCATGCGCCCCTACCTCGTCATCGCCGACGAGCCGACGACGGCGCTCGACGTCATCGTCGAGGCCCAGATCCTGGACCTGCTCGACCGCCTTCGCCGCGAGGAGGACCTCGGGCTGATCCTCATCACCCACAACCTCGGCATCGTCGCCGAGACCTGCGACCGGGTGGCGGTCATGTACGCCGGACGGATCGTCGAGGTCGGCCCGGTCGAGGAGGTCTTCACCGACCCCAAGCACCCCTACACCCAGGGGCTGCTGCGATCGGTCATCAGCGTCGACACCGAGGAGCTGGCGTCCATCGACGGCTTCCCGCCCAACCTGCTCGACCCCCCGACCGGGTGTCGGTTCGCCCCCCGCTGCGACCAGCGGTTCGAGCCGTGCACCACCGTCGACCCGAGCCTCACGCCGGTCAGCGACGCCACCCGCGCGGCCTGCCTGCTGTACCCGGGTGCCGAAGCCGGCACCGACGCGACCCACGAGATGGCCCGATGAGCGTGACGTCACCCAGCGAGTCCCCCACGACCGGCACCCTCGACGACCCCACGCCCGGGGTCGACACCACCGACACCGACGGCATCCTGCTGCGGGTCCGCAACCTCCACACCCACTTCGGCACGTCCCACGGCATCTTCAGCCGCGGCGACAAGAAGGTCGTCAAGGCCGTCAACGACGTCAGCTTCGACCTCAAGCAGGGCGACATCTTCGGCCTGGTGGGGGAGAGCGGCTCGGGCAAGACGACCCTCGGCCGCAGCATCCTCGGCCTGGCACCCGTGACCGACGGGGCGGTGTGGTGGCGGGGCCAGAACCTGGCCGAGCTGTCCGAGCGGCGCTTCCGGCCGCTGCGCCGGCAGATGGGCATGGTGTTCCAGGACCCCAACGCCTCGCTGAACCCCGCGATGACGATCGTGCAGGGCGTCGGCCACCCGCTGCGGATCCACGGCTTGGCCTCCAGCCGGGCGGAGGTGCGGACGAAGGTCGCCGCGATGCTGGAGCGGTGCGGCCTGACCCCCGCGGAGCGGTACCTCGACAGCTATCCCGAGGACGTCTCGGGTGGCCAGAAGCAGCGCGTGGTGATCGCCCGGACCCTCATCACCGAACCAGAGCTCGTCGTCGCCGACGAACCGGTCGCGGCGCTCGACATGTCCATCCGGGCCAAGGTGCTCGAGCTGATGCTCGACCTCAAGGACGAGCTGGGCCTGACCTACGTCTACATCACCCACGACCTGACCTCCGGCCGGTTCGTGTGCGACCAGATCGGGATCATGTACCTCGGCGAGCTCGTGGAGTGGGGCGACGCGGCGGCGATCTACGACGATCCGCAGCATCCCTACACCGACGCGTTGCTCGGCGCGGTCCCGCTGCCCGACCCGTCGCGCAAGGGGCGGGAGAAGAACCTGCCGTCCGGGGAGATCCCCGACGCGCTCGATCCCCCGTCGGGCTGCCAGTTCCACCCGCGGTGCCCCCGTGCCTTCGAGCCGTGCGGCTGGGAAGGCGACGACCTCGTCGACTTCCTCGAGCAGCGCTGGACCGAGGTGGACGCCGACACGTTCGAGAAGGAGATCGGGGCGAC encodes the following:
- a CDS encoding ABC transporter ATP-binding protein yields the protein MTDATPVLSVRDLRVAYGTPAGMLHAVDGVSIDVAAGESLGLVGESGCGKSTMGKALMQLLPPGAEMSGSVKLQGEELVGISPRALRKVRGEDMALVFQEPMTRLDPLMRVSDHFVEAIRAHRPGTKKDEARAMAREALMQMGIPPTRADNYPHEFSGGMRQRIMIALGIVMRPYLVIADEPTTALDVIVEAQILDLLDRLRREEDLGLILITHNLGIVAETCDRVAVMYAGRIVEVGPVEEVFTDPKHPYTQGLLRSVISVDTEELASIDGFPPNLLDPPTGCRFAPRCDQRFEPCTTVDPSLTPVSDATRAACLLYPGAEAGTDATHEMAR
- a CDS encoding ABC transporter ATP-binding protein; this encodes MSVTSPSESPTTGTLDDPTPGVDTTDTDGILLRVRNLHTHFGTSHGIFSRGDKKVVKAVNDVSFDLKQGDIFGLVGESGSGKTTLGRSILGLAPVTDGAVWWRGQNLAELSERRFRPLRRQMGMVFQDPNASLNPAMTIVQGVGHPLRIHGLASSRAEVRTKVAAMLERCGLTPAERYLDSYPEDVSGGQKQRVVIARTLITEPELVVADEPVAALDMSIRAKVLELMLDLKDELGLTYVYITHDLTSGRFVCDQIGIMYLGELVEWGDAAAIYDDPQHPYTDALLGAVPLPDPSRKGREKNLPSGEIPDALDPPSGCQFHPRCPRAFEPCGWEGDDLVDFLEQRWTEVDADTFEKEIGATGPLTAVRTSRHEARFTDGHNPDLLALIEDLRASDRHRIFSGVSDVATEGGDVVVRFGEGPAPALQQVQGRMVACHLHGIVRRPGE
- a CDS encoding ABC transporter permease, with translation MATPDPTRTDSTETGTTDVTDTASPRSGVRARIEHALRPWRRANPGARYLVIAGTVITLVFLVMAVFADSVAPFGESQYCPDEFFDPTVGATGTCIGAPPDAQIPARVAPSAEYPFGTTDTRFDVLSRVILGARIAFLVVAFSTAFAMLIGVPLGLFSGYIGGRLDRVLVLIMDTIYAFPSLLLAILIAFALRLRLEQWGIDAPFVPAAISVGTVYIPQYFRVIRNHTLSVKEEPFVEAARSLGAKRRTVVFRYIFFNVVSSIPVLFTLNAADAVLTLAALGFLGYGIKFPTAEWGLDVNLGLADSVGGFWWTAFWPGVAITLLVTGLSLIGEGLNDIVNPLLRVKGFKGKVKGARAAMKAAGDRREQPLDAESTVLAEGDVR
- a CDS encoding ABC transporter permease, encoding MSTKTSGSSLGKYIAVRVALAPVFLLLLLTVLFILLRILPGDIVTASLAGRASEERIEQARQAAGVDRPITVQYVEYLTDLARGDFGQPLTDPRSTSELLADVLPATFELTIVAMLIAIPLGIVLGALSARFRDTPLDGAARLFGIVSFSLPVFWLGIQAQLIFSVWLKWLPTGNRISGRIVPVNGPTGFYVLDGFLAGNSEFAITALKHLILPGATLGLVISGIFIRLVRVNMLQTLRADYVESAHARGVHERPVLFRHAFKNALVPVITIMGLQFALLLGGAILTETTFSWPGIGSKLVDFINARDYVGVQVLVTVIAMLITVTSLLIDILNGLIDPRVRY